One Actinoplanes missouriensis 431 DNA segment encodes these proteins:
- a CDS encoding PaaX family transcriptional regulator, giving the protein MPPNPQTLMLMLLGDFVLDRNVCVFSGSVIDVFDRLGISSHATRSTLARMVNRGLLRRQRDGRRMYFGLTDRSTTILHDGRTRIWRTGAVNDAWDGDWTLLCFSLPESWQRQRHDLRSQLAWAGFGPLQGGLWIAPGAVPAQNIVTGLGLSAHARVFHARADSLTDIAGMVRDAYDLAGLAARYAEFLSRWDGPAPFADPLAARLSLIAEWLGAIRRDPRLPVEHLPPDWPAVRAQKVFRELESSLVEPSRAIAGQLLDLIPDSARPGE; this is encoded by the coding sequence CCGCCCAACCCGCAGACGCTGATGCTGATGCTCCTCGGTGACTTCGTCCTCGACCGGAACGTCTGCGTCTTCTCCGGCAGCGTGATCGACGTGTTCGACCGGCTCGGCATCTCGTCGCACGCGACCCGCTCCACACTGGCCCGGATGGTGAACCGCGGGCTGCTGCGCCGCCAGCGCGACGGCCGCCGGATGTACTTCGGGCTCACCGACCGGTCCACCACGATCCTGCACGACGGGCGGACACGGATCTGGCGTACCGGCGCGGTCAACGACGCGTGGGACGGCGACTGGACGCTGCTCTGCTTCTCTCTGCCCGAATCCTGGCAGCGCCAGCGCCACGACCTGCGGTCCCAGCTGGCCTGGGCGGGATTCGGCCCGCTCCAGGGCGGCCTGTGGATCGCGCCCGGCGCGGTGCCGGCGCAGAACATCGTGACAGGCCTGGGCCTGTCCGCCCACGCACGCGTCTTCCACGCCCGCGCCGACTCGCTCACCGACATCGCCGGGATGGTCCGGGACGCGTACGACCTGGCAGGTCTCGCCGCCCGCTACGCCGAGTTCCTGTCCCGGTGGGACGGCCCGGCGCCGTTCGCGGACCCGCTCGCCGCCCGCCTCAGCCTGATCGCCGAGTGGCTCGGAGCGATCCGCCGCGACCCGCGGCTCCCGGTCGAGCACCTGCCACCGGACTGGCCGGCGGTCCGGGCCCAGAAGGTGTTCCGCGAGCTGGAGTCGTCACTGGTGGAGCCGTCCCGCGCGATCGCGGGCCAGTTGCTGGACCTGATCCCGGACAGCGCCCGCCCCGGCGAGTGA
- a CDS encoding L-rhamnose mutarotase encodes MTRVCFTLQVDPAKLDAYREAHAAVWPEMLRALADTGWHDYRLFLRPDGLLVGILETEDFAAAQEAMARTEVNARWQAAMAGFFPSLGEARPDQGMVVLDQVFHLEEQLG; translated from the coding sequence ATGACGCGTGTGTGCTTCACCCTGCAGGTCGATCCGGCGAAACTCGACGCCTACCGTGAGGCGCACGCCGCGGTCTGGCCGGAGATGCTCCGGGCCCTCGCCGACACCGGCTGGCACGACTACCGGCTCTTCCTGCGGCCGGACGGGCTGCTCGTCGGCATCCTCGAGACCGAGGACTTCGCGGCGGCCCAGGAGGCGATGGCCCGTACCGAGGTGAACGCCCGCTGGCAGGCGGCGATGGCCGGCTTCTTCCCGTCGCTCGGCGAGGCCCGCCCGGACCAGGGCATGGTCGTCCTCGACCAGGTCTTCCACCTGGAGGAGCAGCTGGGCTGA